In one window of Tumebacillus algifaecis DNA:
- a CDS encoding nitroreductase family protein yields the protein MMNVTGAILTRRTIKQFKPDPVPMENVLAWLSTAAYAPNHRMTEPWEVYVVGPSTRANLKHKNDFGGAPLLLAVASTPAKTSVDRDEHLVATACFIQNFMLAAHAEGVGTGWSSLGASPRVRELLALPQGQEIIGFLPVGYPLEVPEPKLRTPIEQKLHDLP from the coding sequence ATGATGAATGTGACAGGCGCGATTCTTACACGGCGTACGATCAAACAATTTAAACCGGACCCCGTGCCGATGGAGAACGTGCTGGCGTGGCTATCGACAGCCGCCTATGCTCCGAACCACCGCATGACGGAGCCTTGGGAGGTCTATGTGGTCGGTCCCAGCACACGAGCAAACTTGAAACACAAGAATGATTTCGGCGGTGCACCGCTTTTGTTGGCGGTGGCATCAACACCCGCGAAAACGTCGGTCGATCGCGATGAACACCTGGTTGCGACCGCTTGCTTCATTCAAAATTTCATGCTGGCCGCGCACGCCGAAGGCGTCGGCACCGGCTGGTCATCGCTTGGCGCCTCACCTCGCGTGCGCGAATTGCTCGCCTTGCCACAGGGACAAGAGATCATCGGCTTCCTTCCCGTCGGGTATCCGCTGGAGGTACCAGAACCCAAGCTGCGTACACCAATTGAGCAAAAACTGCACGACTTGCCGTAA
- a CDS encoding molybdopterin-dependent oxidoreductase, which yields MAKDAFQVVIRGLVTHEFDLEYSDFTSGKLGPHLEVTPIVPAFTGKATPISSLLEIIQPSVDYTHAVFHASDDFQAVLPKNELYSALLLFQQEDKPLKKGFPVRLLVPDGHSDCLNVKSVVKIEFIKTTAQQPAEFGFKNTVSPEEL from the coding sequence ATGGCAAAAGATGCATTTCAGGTAGTCATTCGCGGGCTTGTTACACACGAATTCGACTTGGAATATTCTGACTTTACCAGTGGGAAATTGGGTCCTCACCTTGAGGTTACTCCTATTGTACCAGCCTTCACAGGAAAAGCGACCCCAATTTCTTCGCTTCTCGAAATAATACAGCCGTCTGTCGATTATACACATGCCGTATTTCACGCAAGCGACGATTTCCAAGCGGTGCTTCCGAAAAATGAGTTGTACAGCGCCTTACTCTTGTTTCAACAAGAGGACAAACCTTTGAAAAAGGGGTTCCCTGTTCGCCTGTTGGTACCGGACGGTCACAGCGATTGCTTGAATGTCAAATCGGTCGTGAAGATCGAATTTATTAAAACTACAGCACAGCAGCCCGCAGAGTTTGGATTTAAAAACACCGTATCGCCTGAAGAATTGTAG
- the sucD gene encoding succinate--CoA ligase subunit alpha: MSILINKDTKVMTQGITGKTGLFHTKQAIEYGTNMVAGVTPGKGGTEIEGIPVFDTVLDAKNATGANVSVVYVPPAFAADSIMEAVDADLDLVICITEGIPVLDMIKVRRFMEGKRTRLIGPNCPGVITPGECKIGIMPGYIHTPGRVGVVSRSGTLTYEAVFQLSTLNIGQSTAVGIGGDPINGTNFIDVLELFQNDPDTDAIIMIGEIGGTAEEEAAEWIAANCTKPVVGFIAGATAPPGKRMGHAGAIISGGKGTAAEKIAAMEAAGIKVAPTPSDLGSTMVELLNEKGMLEKVTVK, encoded by the coding sequence ATGTCTATCTTGATTAACAAAGATACGAAGGTCATGACCCAAGGCATCACGGGTAAAACGGGCCTTTTCCATACGAAGCAAGCGATTGAATATGGAACGAACATGGTTGCAGGTGTAACGCCGGGCAAGGGCGGCACCGAAATCGAAGGCATTCCGGTATTCGATACCGTGTTGGATGCTAAAAATGCGACTGGCGCAAACGTGTCTGTCGTCTACGTTCCGCCGGCTTTTGCGGCTGACTCGATCATGGAAGCGGTTGACGCTGACCTCGATCTTGTCATCTGCATCACCGAAGGCATTCCGGTTTTGGACATGATCAAAGTGCGCCGCTTTATGGAAGGAAAGCGCACCCGCCTGATCGGTCCGAACTGCCCGGGCGTCATCACGCCGGGCGAGTGCAAGATCGGCATCATGCCGGGCTACATCCACACCCCGGGCCGCGTGGGCGTTGTTTCTCGCTCCGGCACCTTGACCTATGAAGCGGTGTTCCAATTGAGCACGCTGAACATCGGTCAATCTACCGCAGTCGGTATCGGCGGCGACCCGATCAACGGAACGAACTTCATCGACGTGCTGGAACTGTTCCAAAACGATCCAGATACCGATGCGATCATCATGATCGGTGAAATCGGTGGTACCGCTGAAGAAGAAGCGGCTGAATGGATCGCAGCTAACTGCACCAAGCCGGTTGTGGGCTTCATCGCAGGTGCAACTGCACCTCCGGGCAAGCGCATGGGCCATGCGGGCGCAATTATCTCTGGTGGTAAAGGCACCGCAGCTGAAAAGATCGCCGCGATGGAAGCAGCCGGCATCAAAGTTGCTCCGACCCCGTCCGATCTCGGTTCCACCATGGTCGAACTGCTCAACGAAAAAGGTATGCTTGAGAAAGTGACCGTGAAATAA
- the xerC gene encoding tyrosine recombinase XerC, whose protein sequence is MEQPIAWPPMIDHQVDLYMQYLAVEKRVSHHTLDHYYSDLEQFIAFMLSEARTSFSEITHIDVRTFVGRMALHREKKTIARKISALRSFFSFLRREGFVETNPAKGVHLPKLERRLPGFLYLDAVERLMNAPDTSTWLGLRDKALLELLYASGVRVSECVGLDVSDLDLDVGAAIVFGKGAKERYVLLGAPAVNALRRYLSDAWPLLRQKGAGEERPLFLNHKGTRLSDRSVRRILDKYVVQLAGMQKVSPHMLRHTFATHLLDHGADLRVVQELLGHASLSSTQIYTHTTREHLERVYTKAHPRA, encoded by the coding sequence ATGGAGCAACCGATCGCTTGGCCCCCGATGATCGATCATCAGGTTGACTTGTACATGCAGTATCTTGCGGTCGAGAAGCGCGTCTCCCACCACACCCTCGACCATTACTACTCGGACCTCGAGCAGTTTATCGCGTTCATGCTGAGCGAAGCGCGCACCTCTTTTTCTGAAATCACTCATATCGACGTGCGGACATTTGTTGGGCGCATGGCCTTGCATCGCGAGAAAAAGACGATCGCCCGGAAAATTTCGGCGCTCCGTTCCTTCTTTTCTTTTTTGAGGAGGGAAGGCTTCGTGGAGACCAACCCAGCGAAAGGCGTACATCTGCCGAAGTTGGAGCGGCGCTTGCCAGGATTTCTGTACCTCGACGCTGTGGAGCGTTTGATGAACGCTCCTGACACCTCTACATGGCTCGGGCTTCGCGACAAAGCGTTGCTTGAGCTTCTGTACGCGTCCGGTGTGCGGGTCAGCGAGTGTGTCGGGCTCGACGTCTCCGATCTCGACTTGGACGTTGGCGCAGCAATCGTTTTCGGCAAAGGAGCCAAGGAGCGCTACGTCCTGCTCGGTGCACCTGCTGTCAACGCCCTGCGCCGCTATCTGAGCGATGCCTGGCCATTGTTGCGGCAAAAGGGGGCGGGGGAAGAGCGCCCGCTGTTTCTCAATCATAAAGGAACGCGATTATCAGATCGCAGTGTGCGACGAATTCTCGACAAATACGTAGTGCAGCTTGCAGGGATGCAAAAAGTCTCTCCGCACATGCTGCGCCATACGTTTGCCACCCATCTGCTCGACCACGGAGCAGACTTACGGGTTGTTCAAGAACTGCTCGGCCATGCCAGTCTGTCCAGCACACAGATCTATACACACACCACTCGCGAGCATTTGGAGCGAGTCTATACCAAGGCCCACCCGCGGGCTTAA
- the dprA gene encoding DNA-processing protein DprA: MRAEDILLWLSCSPGVGAVSVRKLHDHFGSWQRVWEADVSELQQGGVRIKSVRELASTRAQFDPVAMRKQFERDGIRYISQMDAEYPEMLRALYDPPAGLFVMGNLPKTGSHALAVVGARTLSAYGRLVTEKLVTELVQSGLTIVSGLARGIDTAAHGATLKAGGQTIAVLGSGLLQIYPRENMRLAHRIADGHGAVISEWAPLTPGRPQNFPIRNRIISGLTQATLVIEAGEKSGSLITADQALEQGRDVYAVPGPITSPMSIGTNRLIQHGAKPVLAASDILEDYELLCAASSSAITSSTISSTSDRQTLDPDAKLLLQILGHEEVHLDVLLHRTGMPQGALHTALLRLQLQGKIAALPGNRYLSILK, from the coding sequence GTGCGTGCTGAAGATATATTGCTCTGGTTGTCGTGCAGCCCAGGCGTTGGCGCAGTCAGCGTTCGAAAACTCCACGATCATTTTGGCAGTTGGCAGCGCGTCTGGGAAGCTGATGTAAGCGAGCTGCAACAGGGAGGAGTACGAATCAAAAGCGTGAGGGAACTCGCATCGACCCGAGCCCAATTTGACCCAGTGGCGATGCGCAAACAGTTTGAACGGGATGGGATTCGCTACATTTCCCAGATGGATGCTGAGTATCCTGAAATGCTCCGCGCTTTGTACGACCCGCCTGCAGGGCTGTTCGTCATGGGCAACCTTCCAAAAACGGGCAGTCATGCGCTTGCTGTAGTAGGGGCAAGAACGTTGAGCGCATACGGTAGGCTCGTCACAGAAAAACTTGTGACCGAGTTGGTGCAGAGCGGGTTGACGATCGTCTCAGGTCTAGCGAGGGGTATCGATACGGCGGCGCATGGCGCGACGCTGAAAGCGGGCGGTCAGACGATCGCTGTGCTTGGCAGTGGACTCTTACAGATATATCCTCGTGAAAACATGCGTTTAGCGCATCGTATTGCTGATGGGCACGGAGCGGTCATCTCAGAATGGGCGCCCTTAACTCCAGGTCGGCCGCAAAACTTCCCGATACGCAACCGCATCATCTCAGGTCTCACGCAAGCGACACTGGTCATTGAAGCAGGAGAAAAGAGCGGATCGCTGATCACCGCCGATCAAGCGCTTGAACAAGGCCGTGACGTATACGCTGTCCCAGGCCCGATCACCTCCCCTATGAGCATCGGTACGAATCGTCTGATCCAGCACGGGGCGAAACCTGTCCTCGCGGCTTCGGACATCCTCGAAGACTACGAACTCCTCTGTGCTGCTTCCTCCAGTGCAATCACCTCGTCAACCATCTCTTCAACATCCGATCGACAAACTCTTGACCCCGATGCCAAACTCCTGCTACAAATTCTCGGCCACGAAGAAGTTCATCTCGATGTCCTTTTACACCGCACTGGCATGCCCCAAGGCGCTCTCCACACCGCGTTACTTCGCTTGCAATTGCAAGGAAAAATTGCAGCTTTGCCTGGCAACCGCTATCTTTCGATCCTAAAATAA
- the trmFO gene encoding FADH(2)-oxidizing methylenetetrahydrofolate--tRNA-(uracil(54)-C(5))-methyltransferase TrmFO, translated as MTQPITVIGAGLAGSEAAWQIAKRGHKVNLYEMRPVRATDAHKTENFAELVCSNSLRGASLTNAVGLLKEEMRRLDSVIISSADRTAVPAGGALAVDRDVFSGEVTRRVMEHPNINVIRDEVTEIPQDGIVIIASGPLTSPMLSKAILEMTGEEYLYFYDAAAPIINKESINFEKAYIASRYDKGEAAYINCPLTEEEYNAFYEALITAEVVPLKEFEKEIFFEGCMPVEVMATRGRQTMLFGPLKPVGLPDPRTGKEPFAVVQLRQDNASATLYNMVGFQTHLKWGDQSRVFQMIPGLENAEIVRFGVMHRNTYINSPNFLRQTYQTQTRDTLFFAGQITGVEGYVESAAAGLIAGINASRLLEGQEPLTFPRETAIGSLAYYITHTSGKNFQPMNATFGLLPPLEKKIRNKMEKNEKISARALDRLQAFTSEHQL; from the coding sequence ATGACACAACCGATCACAGTAATCGGGGCGGGTCTGGCAGGGTCGGAGGCTGCGTGGCAGATTGCAAAGCGCGGCCACAAGGTAAACTTGTATGAAATGCGCCCCGTTCGTGCTACCGATGCTCATAAAACGGAGAATTTTGCTGAGCTTGTCTGTTCCAACTCCCTGCGTGGAGCGAGCTTGACCAATGCGGTCGGCCTTTTGAAAGAAGAGATGCGTCGTCTGGACTCGGTGATCATCTCGTCCGCAGATCGGACAGCCGTACCGGCAGGCGGTGCACTGGCTGTAGATCGCGATGTCTTTTCGGGAGAAGTGACTCGCCGTGTGATGGAACATCCGAACATCAATGTCATCCGCGATGAAGTCACCGAGATTCCACAAGACGGCATCGTGATCATCGCAAGCGGACCGCTGACGTCTCCTATGTTGTCAAAAGCGATTTTGGAAATGACCGGTGAAGAGTATTTGTATTTCTATGATGCAGCTGCGCCGATCATCAACAAAGAGTCGATCAACTTTGAGAAGGCGTATATCGCATCCCGCTATGACAAAGGGGAAGCTGCATATATCAACTGCCCGCTGACCGAAGAGGAATACAATGCTTTTTACGAAGCGCTGATCACGGCAGAAGTTGTGCCGTTAAAAGAATTTGAAAAAGAGATTTTCTTTGAAGGTTGTATGCCTGTCGAAGTGATGGCCACACGGGGCCGTCAAACGATGCTGTTTGGTCCGTTAAAGCCGGTTGGGCTACCTGACCCGCGTACAGGTAAAGAACCGTTCGCAGTTGTTCAGTTGCGCCAGGATAATGCGAGTGCGACGCTTTACAACATGGTCGGCTTCCAGACTCACCTCAAGTGGGGCGATCAAAGCCGCGTCTTCCAGATGATCCCGGGCCTTGAGAATGCGGAGATCGTGCGTTTTGGCGTGATGCACCGCAACACATACATCAACTCCCCCAATTTCTTGCGTCAGACCTACCAGACGCAAACTCGCGACACGCTGTTCTTCGCAGGCCAGATCACCGGTGTAGAAGGCTATGTGGAGTCGGCTGCAGCAGGTCTGATCGCAGGCATCAACGCCAGCCGTCTGCTTGAAGGGCAAGAACCTCTGACGTTCCCGCGCGAAACAGCAATCGGCTCACTGGCGTACTATATTACCCACACCAGCGGTAAGAACTTCCAACCGATGAACGCAACGTTTGGTCTGCTTCCGCCGCTTGAGAAAAAAATTCGCAACAAGATGGAGAAGAACGAAAAAATCTCCGCACGTGCACTGGATCGTCTGCAAGCTTTCACGTCTGAGCATCAGCTGTAG
- the topA gene encoding type I DNA topoisomerase, producing the protein MSDYLVIVESPAKAKTIGKYLGKKYVVKASMGHVRDLPKSQLGVAVEDDFSPKYITIRGKGDILKELRDARKKAKAVFLAADPDREGEAIAWHLAHILDVDTAAPCRVVFNEITKDAVKEAFKHPRSINMNLVNAQQARRILDRLVGYQISPLLWKKVKKGLSAGRVQSVAARLIIDREHEIRAFEPEEYWTLTAQFKIEKSKFEARFHGFGDEKKELKTESDVLEIQKMIAGQNWIVQSIKMTERKRNPSAPFTTSTLQQEAARKLNYRASKTMSLAQQLYEGIDIGGEGTVGLITYMRTDSVRISQVAQDEAKEYIVEEYGADYYPAEPRNYATKSKGAQEAHEAVRPTSVLRHPDKVKEFLSRDQFRLYKLIWDRFVASQMSSAVLDTMTVDITAGETRFRATGSKIKFPGFMTLYIEGNDEGKEDDEKFLPQMAEGQQLIDPEIEPKQHFTQPPPRYTEARLVKTMEEIGIGRPSTYAPTLETIQKRGYVLLEEKRFVPTELGEIVHEMMEEFFPQIIDVDFTSTIEQELDEVEEGDIDWVKVLGEFYGDFEKHLRIAEEEMKHVELQEEVSDVPCEKCGKLMVYKHGRYGKFLACPGFPDCRNTKPILKEIGVGCPKCKEGQLVERKGKRRRVFFGCDRYPECDFIIWDRPSGKACPECGEPLVIKRTGKGEGKEVIQCSGAECNHKEEVTTEGKQG; encoded by the coding sequence GTGTCCGACTATCTCGTTATTGTCGAGTCTCCCGCCAAAGCAAAGACGATCGGCAAGTATCTCGGCAAGAAATATGTGGTCAAGGCCTCGATGGGCCACGTCCGTGATCTGCCCAAATCGCAGCTTGGTGTTGCTGTGGAAGACGACTTCTCTCCGAAATACATAACCATACGTGGAAAAGGCGACATTTTGAAAGAGTTGCGGGATGCCCGCAAAAAGGCAAAAGCCGTTTTTCTGGCGGCCGACCCCGACCGCGAAGGGGAAGCGATTGCTTGGCATCTCGCACATATCTTGGACGTGGACACTGCGGCTCCGTGCCGTGTCGTGTTTAACGAGATCACCAAGGATGCGGTAAAAGAAGCGTTTAAACATCCGCGCTCCATCAATATGAATCTGGTCAATGCTCAGCAGGCGCGTCGGATTTTAGACCGTCTCGTGGGCTATCAGATCAGCCCACTTCTATGGAAGAAAGTAAAAAAAGGGCTGTCGGCAGGTCGCGTGCAGTCGGTTGCGGCACGTTTGATCATCGACCGCGAGCATGAAATTCGCGCGTTTGAGCCGGAAGAATACTGGACGCTTACCGCTCAATTCAAAATTGAGAAAAGTAAATTTGAAGCAAGATTCCACGGTTTCGGAGATGAGAAGAAAGAACTGAAAACGGAAAGCGATGTGCTGGAGATCCAGAAGATGATCGCAGGTCAGAACTGGATCGTGCAGTCGATCAAAATGACCGAGCGCAAACGCAATCCCTCTGCACCTTTTACCACCTCCACGTTGCAACAGGAAGCGGCGCGCAAATTAAATTATCGCGCTTCCAAAACGATGTCTCTCGCTCAGCAACTCTATGAAGGGATTGACATTGGGGGGGAAGGAACGGTCGGTTTGATCACGTATATGCGTACCGACTCTGTTCGCATTTCGCAGGTTGCGCAGGATGAAGCAAAAGAGTATATCGTCGAAGAATATGGCGCCGATTATTACCCGGCTGAGCCGCGCAACTATGCGACAAAGTCCAAAGGTGCCCAAGAAGCGCATGAAGCGGTGCGTCCGACTTCTGTGTTGCGCCACCCGGACAAGGTCAAGGAATTTTTGAGCCGAGACCAATTTCGCCTCTACAAATTGATTTGGGATCGTTTTGTCGCGTCGCAGATGTCTTCGGCCGTGCTCGACACGATGACTGTCGATATTACAGCTGGGGAGACACGTTTTCGTGCGACCGGTTCGAAGATCAAATTTCCGGGCTTCATGACCTTATATATTGAAGGAAATGACGAAGGAAAAGAGGATGACGAAAAATTCCTGCCGCAGATGGCAGAAGGTCAGCAGCTGATCGATCCGGAAATCGAGCCGAAACAGCACTTCACTCAGCCGCCGCCACGATATACGGAAGCCCGTCTCGTCAAGACGATGGAGGAGATCGGCATCGGTCGCCCGTCTACCTATGCGCCGACATTAGAAACGATTCAAAAGCGCGGGTACGTGCTTTTGGAGGAAAAACGGTTTGTACCGACCGAGCTTGGCGAGATTGTACATGAGATGATGGAGGAATTTTTCCCTCAAATCATCGACGTCGATTTCACTTCTACCATCGAGCAGGAACTGGACGAAGTGGAAGAAGGCGATATCGATTGGGTAAAAGTGCTCGGTGAATTCTACGGGGACTTTGAAAAGCATCTGCGCATCGCTGAAGAAGAAATGAAGCATGTGGAGTTGCAAGAAGAGGTATCGGACGTTCCCTGCGAAAAATGTGGGAAACTGATGGTGTATAAACATGGCCGCTACGGCAAGTTTTTAGCGTGCCCAGGCTTCCCGGACTGCCGGAACACCAAGCCGATCTTAAAAGAGATCGGTGTGGGCTGCCCCAAATGCAAAGAAGGCCAGTTGGTCGAGCGAAAAGGTAAGCGCAGACGCGTATTCTTTGGTTGTGATCGCTATCCGGAATGCGACTTTATCATCTGGGATCGTCCGTCTGGCAAGGCCTGTCCGGAATGTGGCGAACCGCTGGTCATAAAACGAACCGGAAAAGGTGAAGGTAAGGAAGTTATCCAGTGTTCGGGAGCGGAATGCAATCATAAAGAAGAAGTGACCACAGAGGGCAAACAGGGGTAG
- a CDS encoding DUF2197 domain-containing protein has product MNQEYMLRCSLCGTTHEADATSAEQLQTAKEGNTTYICGLCERKVQYESDQKFR; this is encoded by the coding sequence ATGAATCAGGAGTATATGCTTCGCTGTTCGTTGTGCGGTACGACCCATGAAGCGGACGCAACGTCTGCCGAGCAGTTACAAACTGCCAAGGAAGGCAATACCACTTATATCTGTGGTCTTTGCGAACGCAAGGTACAGTACGAGAGCGATCAGAAATTCCGCTAA
- the sucC gene encoding ADP-forming succinate--CoA ligase subunit beta: protein MNIHEYQGKAVLKKYGVAVPNGRVAFTVDEAAQIAEELGGKAVVKAQIHAGGRGKAGGVKLGKSVDEVRTYAEQILGMTLVTHQTGPEGKVVNRLLIEELSDIKKEYYIGLVVDRATQRVVMMASEEGGTEIEEVAAATPEKIFKEAIDPAVGLAPFQAQKLAYAINIPKELVKQAVKFMTGLYNAFVDNDCSIAEINPLVVTGDGRVVALDAKLNFDSNALFRHSDILDLRDFEEEDPKEIEASKFDLTYIALDGNIGCMVNGAGLAMATMDTIQHFGGTPANFLDVGGGATTEKVTAAFKIILSDENVKGILVNIFGGIMKCDTIAEGVIAAAKEIGLSHPLVVRLEGTNVELGKKILNESGLNIVAADSLADAAQKIVALVK, encoded by the coding sequence ATGAACATCCATGAGTATCAAGGCAAAGCTGTCTTGAAAAAGTATGGCGTCGCGGTTCCGAACGGCCGCGTGGCCTTTACGGTAGATGAAGCAGCACAGATCGCTGAAGAACTGGGCGGCAAAGCTGTAGTAAAAGCACAGATCCACGCTGGCGGTCGCGGTAAGGCAGGCGGCGTTAAGCTTGGCAAGAGCGTTGATGAAGTACGTACATATGCAGAGCAAATTCTCGGCATGACCCTCGTCACCCACCAAACAGGTCCGGAAGGCAAAGTGGTGAACCGTCTTCTGATCGAGGAGCTCTCCGACATCAAGAAAGAATACTACATCGGTCTGGTCGTTGACCGTGCGACACAGCGCGTCGTCATGATGGCGTCTGAAGAAGGCGGCACCGAGATCGAAGAAGTGGCAGCAGCGACTCCGGAGAAGATCTTTAAAGAAGCGATCGACCCGGCTGTAGGTCTGGCTCCGTTCCAAGCGCAAAAGCTTGCGTACGCGATCAACATTCCGAAAGAACTGGTCAAGCAAGCGGTTAAATTCATGACCGGGCTTTACAACGCATTTGTTGACAACGACTGCTCGATCGCTGAAATCAACCCGCTGGTCGTCACTGGCGATGGCCGTGTTGTAGCATTGGATGCGAAGTTGAACTTCGATTCTAACGCACTGTTCCGCCACAGCGACATCCTCGATCTGCGCGACTTCGAAGAAGAAGATCCGAAAGAGATCGAGGCTTCCAAGTTCGACCTGACCTACATCGCACTTGATGGTAACATCGGCTGCATGGTAAACGGTGCAGGTCTTGCGATGGCGACGATGGACACCATCCAACACTTTGGCGGCACCCCGGCGAACTTCCTTGATGTAGGGGGCGGTGCGACCACTGAGAAAGTTACCGCTGCGTTCAAAATCATCCTGTCTGACGAAAACGTCAAAGGGATTCTGGTCAACATTTTCGGCGGCATCATGAAGTGTGACACCATCGCAGAAGGTGTTATTGCAGCTGCTAAAGAAATCGGTCTCAGCCACCCGCTCGTCGTTCGTCTTGAAGGCACCAACGTTGAGCTTGGTAAGAAGATCTTGAACGAGTCCGGTCTGAACATTGTCGCGGCGGACAGCTTGGCTGACGCAGCTCAAAAGATCGTCGCATTGGTGAAGTAA
- a CDS encoding MFS transporter — protein MQLWKRNLVVLWFANFTVMMGMSLVMPFLPLYIGDLGITDPQDLTRWAGLVFSGTFMTSAIFAPIWGALSDRTGRKVMLLRSAVGMSIVMALMGFVTSVEQLFSLRLAMGIISGFIPAAIALMATNTPKEHVGYALGTLQTGAVSGQIIGPLVGGVLAHFLGFRSVFWFTAGLLICATIIVTVFVKEEFKKPEPAAKKIKGERKHFEMLGHLKMVWPVLIVSFLISFSMMMVDPMMSIYVSQLAPSAENVALIAGLITACTGIANIIFSPRLGKLGDRIGYKKVLLIAMCGAALFYIPQAFVTSPWQLMLCRFGLGMCIGGLLPQVNSLIRSRVPTEVQGRMFGYNTSAMFLGNLCGPNVGGFIGGVFGISSLFLIATCTMLGNALWLKFAVKDTDHSTATSEATERRA, from the coding sequence ATGCAACTTTGGAAACGCAACCTGGTCGTGTTGTGGTTTGCTAACTTTACCGTGATGATGGGTATGAGTTTGGTCATGCCATTTTTGCCCTTGTACATTGGGGATCTGGGGATCACCGATCCGCAGGATTTGACGCGATGGGCAGGGTTAGTCTTCTCCGGCACATTTATGACCTCAGCGATCTTTGCACCGATCTGGGGAGCGCTGTCCGATCGGACGGGACGCAAGGTGATGTTGTTGCGCAGTGCGGTGGGGATGTCGATCGTCATGGCGCTGATGGGGTTTGTCACATCGGTTGAGCAATTGTTCTCACTGCGTTTGGCGATGGGGATCATCTCTGGATTTATCCCGGCAGCGATAGCGCTGATGGCGACGAACACGCCAAAGGAGCATGTCGGTTATGCGCTCGGCACGTTACAGACCGGTGCGGTGTCCGGCCAGATCATCGGTCCGCTCGTCGGCGGAGTGTTAGCCCATTTTTTAGGGTTCCGAAGTGTATTTTGGTTCACCGCAGGTCTGCTGATCTGCGCGACGATCATCGTGACCGTATTTGTAAAAGAGGAGTTCAAAAAACCAGAACCGGCTGCCAAAAAGATCAAAGGGGAGCGCAAGCACTTTGAAATGCTCGGTCATCTGAAGATGGTCTGGCCGGTGCTGATCGTTTCGTTTTTGATCTCATTTTCGATGATGATGGTCGATCCGATGATGTCGATCTATGTGTCACAGCTTGCACCGAGCGCAGAAAACGTTGCGCTGATCGCCGGGTTGATCACCGCTTGTACAGGGATTGCCAACATCATTTTCTCACCGCGTCTTGGCAAGCTAGGCGATCGGATCGGCTACAAAAAAGTATTGCTGATCGCGATGTGCGGAGCCGCTCTGTTCTATATCCCGCAAGCGTTCGTCACCTCACCGTGGCAACTGATGCTCTGCCGTTTCGGACTTGGCATGTGTATTGGCGGTCTGTTGCCGCAAGTCAATTCCTTGATCCGTTCGCGGGTGCCGACCGAAGTGCAGGGGCGAATGTTCGGTTACAACACATCGGCCATGTTTCTAGGGAATCTGTGCGGGCCGAATGTGGGCGGTTTTATCGGAGGAGTGTTCGGGATTAGCTCGCTCTTTCTTATTGCAACGTGTACAATGCTAGGTAACGCGTTGTGGTTGAAATTTGCCGTCAAGGACACCGACCATAGCACGGCAACGAGCGAAGCGACAGAACGGAGGGCATAG
- the hslV gene encoding ATP-dependent protease subunit HslV: MSESQFHSTTIFACRRNGKAAMAGDGQVTFGQNMVMKNGAKKVRRLFRGEVVAGFAGSVADAFTLFDLFEEKLEEFHGNLQRAAVELAKEWRTNKMMKNLEAMLIVMNRDHLLLVSGNGEVIEPDDDIISIGSGGSFALAAGRALYNHTELTAREIAENALKTAADICVYTNHNIIVEEIG, translated from the coding sequence ATGAGCGAAAGCCAATTCCACTCCACCACGATCTTCGCCTGCCGCCGCAATGGGAAAGCAGCGATGGCAGGTGACGGTCAGGTCACATTTGGTCAAAATATGGTGATGAAAAACGGCGCGAAAAAAGTCAGACGACTTTTTCGCGGTGAGGTGGTCGCCGGTTTTGCCGGATCGGTCGCCGATGCGTTTACCCTGTTTGATCTGTTCGAAGAAAAGCTTGAAGAGTTCCACGGCAATCTGCAGCGAGCAGCTGTTGAACTGGCTAAGGAATGGCGCACAAACAAGATGATGAAGAACCTTGAAGCGATGCTGATCGTGATGAACCGCGACCATCTTTTGCTCGTCTCCGGCAATGGAGAAGTGATCGAACCGGATGATGACATCATCTCGATCGGGTCGGGCGGTTCCTTTGCTCTGGCTGCTGGACGCGCGCTCTACAACCACACGGAGCTGACCGCCCGTGAGATTGCGGAGAACGCCCTGAAAACAGCGGCAGACATCTGCGTGTATACGAATCACAACATCATCGTGGAAGAGATCGGCTAA